One genomic segment of Scylla paramamosain isolate STU-SP2022 chromosome 9, ASM3559412v1, whole genome shotgun sequence includes these proteins:
- the LOC135103532 gene encoding uncharacterized protein LOC135103532, giving the protein TRQSSTRSPVPTQWQVSGNKKTSVFSIHSLKKAIKKLIKKTRPNKEEKKAKEDKVYRVDFEAEIEDNLANEALEARFIQIIEASPAALDLNLNLKGSLVVGAAPEMDIQFGTFWTIEDNDGWDLCRDLFMTPPASRPAPTQAA; this is encoded by the coding sequence ACTAGACAGAGCTCCACGCGCTCTCCCGTACCAACACAATGGCAGGTTTCTGGCAACAAGAAGACTTCCGTCTTCAGCATCCACAGCCTCAAGAAGGCCATTAAGAAACTCATCAAGAAGACACGCCctaacaaagaagagaagaaggcaaAGGAAGACAAGGTCTATCGCGTTGACTTCGAGGCCGAGATCGAGGACAATCTTGCCAACGAAGCCCTGGAAGCTCGCTTCATCCAGATCATTGAAGCCTCGCCCGCCGCCCTTGACCTCAACCTCAACCTGAAGGGCTCCCTAGTGGTTGGCGCCGCCCCCGAGATGGACATTCAGTTCGGCACCTTCTGGACCATCGAGGACAACGACGGCTGGGACCTCTGCCGAGACCTGTTCATGACGCCCCCCGCATCGCGCCCCGCCCCCACCCAGGCCGCTTAG